A genomic region of Antennarius striatus isolate MH-2024 chromosome 2, ASM4005453v1, whole genome shotgun sequence contains the following coding sequences:
- the LOC137612952 gene encoding leucine-rich repeat and transmembrane domain-containing protein 1 produces the protein MARGQLADMRALLVCTLLSILSLSQSCPKECSCNTNTRVVDCRGRGLYDIPRRLHSDTQELYLQDNRIRGLGSMAFREVPLIRILDLSNNSITSVSPTALLGLRTLQRFSLANNSLRELDKRLFGSIHTLSHLDFSHNSLWGFPTTLGDSLKNLSHLGLAHNRLTRLDRSLLEALTHLDSLALKGNPWRCDCQLISLKLWMETYLFKGGVVDEVICRQPEQMRDRDLQKVPYQLFHACMTTSYHYLFANIHHLESERLLRGHTHGNHAHPSSHALHVPMAMGESFGGGAGGGGGGGGGGSMPECETKQKQRPVNLRHAIATVIITGVVCGIVCLMMLAAAVYGCAYAAIMAKYQRELKKNEELTAAKGADHATADDKEPLENAIA, from the exons ATGGCCCGAGGACAACTGGCAGATATGAGAG CGTTACTGGTGTGTACCCTCCTTTCCATCCTGTCCTTATCACAGAGCTGTCCAAAGGAGTGTAGCTGCAACACCAACACCAGAGTAGTAGATTGCCGTGGAAGAGGTCTCTATGACATCCCCCGACGACTGCATTCAGATACGCAAGAGCTGTATCTACAAGATAATCGGATCAGGGGGCTCGGATCAATGGCTTTTCGTGAAGTACCACTCATCCGAATCCTCGACCTATCCAATAACTCTATAACGTCTGTTTCTCCAACTGCTCTGCTCGGCCTCCGAACTCTCCAGCGCTTTAGCCTAGCCAACAACAGCCTGAGAGAGCTTGACAAGCGGTTGTTTGGATCAATCCACACGCTTTCACACCTTGATTTCTCACATAACAG CCTGTGGGGTTTCCCTACTACATTGGGGGACAGCTTGAAGAACCTTAGCCACCTTGGGCTAGCACACAACAGGCTAACGCGATTGGATCGCTCCCTGTTGGAAGCCCTGACCCACCTTGACAGTCTAGCACTAAAAGGCAACCCCTGGAGGTGTGACTGCCAGCTAATAAGCCTCAAACTCTGGATGGAGACCTACCTCTTTAAAG GTGGAGTGGTGGATGAAGTGATTTGCAGGCAACCAGAACAAATGAGGGACAGAGACCTGCAGAAAGTCCCCTATCAGCTTTTCCACGCCTGCATGACCACAAGCTACCATTATCTATTTGCGAACATACACCACCTGGAGTCTGAGAGGTTACTGAGAGGCCACACCCATGGTAACCATGCTCATCCCTCCAGCCATGCTTTACATGTCCCCATGGCAATGGGGGAGAGTTTTGGtggaggggcaggaggaggcggtggaggaggaggaggagggagtatGCCAGAGTGTGAAACTAAGCAGAAGCAGCGCCCTGTCAACTTGCGCCACGCAATTGCCACAGTGATCATCACCGGAGTAGTGTGTGGGATTGTGTGTCTAATGATGCTGGCTGCAGCAGTGTACGGATGCGCCTACGCTGCTATCATGGCCAAATATCAGCGGGAGCTTAAGAAAAACGAGGAGCTGACAGCAGCAAAGGGGGCAGATCATGCCACAGCAGATGACAAGGAACCGCTGGAGAACGCTATCGCCTAG